The sequence ACAGGCGCAACAACAGCAGGCACAGCAGGCCAACACAGGTACATCACACCACTGTCAAatccctgtctgtcctctgccaTGCTTATGATGATAGATCATAACCTCATATCCCTGGAACTGCTGTCTTTCACATTTATTCTTAGAAATTAACCTTAACATTTATAATTTCAGTCTTCGATATAGTGAAACTTTATCACCACTTCATATTACAACTAATAACTTAATTTGCTCTCTAGGCCTTCCGGGTACGTCAGGGCAGACGCCTCAGCTCTTCCATTCCCAGACAGTAGCTGGTACGACCACCACAGCGCTACCAGGGAACACCCCGCTCTACAACACCCCGCTGACTCCCATGACCCCCATCACACCGTCCACACCTGCCTCAGAGAGCTCTGGAATCGTACCACAGCTACAGTACGTTTAATAGCCAATGAAATTGTCAtgattgacattttattttacattacacTTTCTGTGGGTGTTCTTGGGCAATTGCAATTTTTTTACAAAGTTTATatacagatatttttttatttcccaacTTAACAACACTGCCACACAACTGGATACTTCTGACATAGTGACTTAACGGTTCTCTGTACTTTTCTCACTCTGTCTACTATCAGAAACATCGTATCCACTGTAAATCTGGGCTGTAAACTCGACTTGAAGACCATCGCCCTGAGAGCCAGGAACGCAGAGTACAACCCAAAGGTGAGactgaaacacattcatattttactcAACAGTTCCAAACTGTCATGGATTTGTTCTAGCTTCCATATCTGGGGCTTAAAGTTGGTTAGATGATTCCCCGATCTGCCATTATGTATATACTGGACATATTTATACTTAACATCCCACACAGCTACAATGGGAAGAAGTCTTTCAGTAATAGTAATATTTCATTCTCTTGCTTTCTTTTAGCGTTTTGCTGCCGTCATCATGAGAATACGAGAACCCAGAACCACTGCCCTCATCTTCAGCTCTGGGAAGATGGTTTGCACTGGAGCCAAGAGGTCAGAATGTAGCTTGTTCCACATTCCATGTGCATGTTCTCAATGAAATGCCAGATGTTCACAGTAGTGTTCTAGGCACAATAAAGATTTTCACTAAGACTGCGATAGAAGACATGCAAGCCTTGCCTTTCTTCACCTCACTACTAAACTATATAATCAAGGTTTCTCCCTCATTTTTCTCTCTAATCTGCTTCTCATCAACTCACCTTCTCTCCAGTGAGGAGATGTCGAGATTAGCAGCCAGAAAGTATGCCCGTGTGGTGCAGAAGCTCGGTTTTCCTGCCAAGTTCTTGGACTTCAAAATTCAGAACATGGTGGGCAGCTGCGATGTGAAGTTCCCCATCCGACTAGAGGGATTGGTCCTCACACATCAACAGTTCAGCAGGTAACTTCTAGACATTTAGTATAACGTCTACAGGCTAAATACAGATGCAAATGATGCAgacttcctgtgttttttttcttccatgtttTACGTCTAAACAAAGTGACTTGTCTGTTGTAGTTACGAGCCGGAGCTGTTTCCTGGGCTGATTTACAGGATGATCAAACCCAGAATTGTCCTGCTCATCTTTGTTTCTGGGAAAGTTGTACTCACAGGTAAAACCCGCTCCACTTCACTCACTATTAGCTGTAGATCAGAACGAGAGCTCGTCATATTAAATCATTGCAGAGATATTGGCATCAATGTACATGTTATATAATTACTAATAATTGACAGTACACTAATGTCAAACTAGGATTAAAGGGATGGTTGACAGAAaatactcaccactatgctgagtGGATGAAGtgtttaagtccacaaaacccttttggagtaaaggggtaaacagtgttgcagtcaaatccaatacaatcGAAGTAACTGGTTACTCCCTTtactgtgaactatccctttttaGGGTACAAACAATTTCTCCACCAGATGGCACTAAAGATTTAAGGGAGAAATGTCCTTGTTGCTCGAGCGTTTCAAGAAAATAGCACTTAAAACATGATATGAGAAGATGCATGTAACATGGTATAATTACTTATTGCAgttataacatatatatatatatgttttttgtttaggTGCCAAGGTGAGAGGAGAGATCTACGAAGCGTTTGAAAGCATCTACCCCATCCTTAAAGGTTTCCGCAAGACGACGTAGGACCTGTCgttcttttcttttaacatCTCCCCAACCCAGTCTCTTTtacatggattttttttaaagatacgTAGAAGTGTCATCCAAATGTTGACCTCTACAAGTGGACTGCTCTAAGGGCTGTTGTGCAGGGATGTGAACTAGTcaccttttactttttttccttcctctttccttaatttttttaagaaaaaggaCTTTTGGACCTTTTTTGAAAGTTTCTTTGTTCTGTGTTTTGACCCTGTTCCatttatttccagctgttttcagattGTTGGATCACATCCCTCATTGTACATAAAActgtaaagaaaatgtaaaaatcgcTAAGTGGAAGAGAGGCGGTCTGACCGGGAGTATTGCTGTTCttattttatgcatttttatgcatgcatttttaaaaagttttctaCATTGCATTTTTAGTACTTGTCTGCTCTATCTCCTAGTTACACAAAGTTGTGTTCAGGTCTGTCAGCCCCACATTCCTATCAGAGTATTTACTGAGATTTAAGTTCCTCAACACTGTTCATATCAATCAGTctggtttttgtgtttgatcCAAAAAGCatgtacatttaaattaatctgATCTGGCTCCAGCGTAGTCCTACATTCATAAATATTGTAAAGTGAGTTTTAATCTGGTAGATAATTTTAACATGAGACATAATAATCTATTGTAAATCAGCTGTCACAATTTGGCTGCTCTTAAATTTTGAATCTGATCCAGGTCCTGCTGCTGTGTAGTCTTGTTTTAGAAAAAGGCCAAACCTAAAGGGAATGATGCTCCTCGACTGTTTGAGCAAACAGGACACCTTGTCCTGTTAGACagaatttttgttttcattctaaaAATTCAGACGCATTCGACCAAAATGGAAATGGGAAGAAAAGTGTCAGGTGGTACAATAGGCTGACCATTTCTTAAATTCATTAGCACTAAAAGACTGATAGCAGAAACTACAATTTGCTTTGCCATTTTAAAGtattctaaaataaaaatgtttttggccattcaaatctatatttaaacatgttactgtttgaaattattatttttgagcATTTGCAATTGTTAATTTGTGTTGGTTGTTCACGTTCTTTGTTCAATCAAAAATTTACATTTAAGAGTCTACATTTTGGgctctgttctgtttgtgtgtttcaactGGACACATCCTTGATAACAATGTAAAAGTTAagcaattaaatataaaattttgGATTCCCAATATATTTGGTTCACCAAGTGTGTTTTCGTCTACTAATATTCGTACGGAAAACTCTGACGAAAACATTGGGTTGAATATTCCTCTTCTGCACGAGTATGAGCCCCGTCACATTTAAATGCAATTCTGCTTCTTCTGAAACTGTTGATGCTCTGCACTGTGCattaataaatgtgtaaatactgACTGTTGTTAAAGAGGCTCCTTACAGTAACGTTTGGACACACTCGTACTCAACAGGCCTTGTGggcagacttttttttttcttagggAATAATTCTGTATTTTGCCAAATCAAGGATATTTAAGGGATTGATATTTGAGTGTGAAATTTAGCGCAGCTTGATTGTACTGAAGGTAGGAGCTGTTCTCGGTGCTGTGTTAGTTGAAAACAGAAACTTTATTGACTTAAAGAGTTTATTTCCTATACAACGAGTGCTCAGTATTTGGCACACAGCCGTGTAAACTGGACCACATACTGCACAGCAACACTAGTCTACTGACACATGTCTCCTCCTTAAATTGCATTCAAATATTTGTCTCAACATTGTCGattgttttgtaaatgaaaaGTTCTATAatccctttttaaaatgttgcttCGCTAAATGATTTACAAACTAagatttatttgtgtattgttTCAGCACAATGGGAAACAAGGGCAGAGAGAAGGATATGATGTAGCTCCACCTAACTGATCTGTTTTAATAATATGTAGCCAAGATGAACATACACTGATAATCACATAGGTCCAAAACACCACTGAAACAGTTCTTTACAACcagaaattgtgtttatttaagaaaatgtttaGAACAGGATCCAGAATACCTGTTTGAATATCTGAACttttaatgaaatacattttattaatttaataccCTGTCTGGGTTATTATTGTTCCTCGAAACAGAAATGTAGGTCAGTGATGTGCTGTTCAAAATTCTCCTGGATACAGAAGAGTCCGATCACTCAGTCACTggtatttcacacatttttacatttgatctgtGTATCTTCATCAGTAATGTAGGAAGTGCTGATGCACACGTCCAGTTCCCTACATgggaagtgacatcactgccGGTGTGATGAAACCAGTCTCCTCGTTGCTCAGTATGAGCTGTCAGATGTTATGAgtgtttaatctgtgtgtgttgatccgAGCTGAAATCCTGCTTCCAGATGAACTCAGGGAAGTACTGGTCATCACGGTTACAGCTGGCAGAGCAGGTGTAGATGGCCAGCGTACCCCAGTCGATACTGGCTCCTGTTGAGTCCACATGTAGACTGTTCAGCAGCTGGGGcatcacctgcacacacaagcacacaattATTACACTTATCCAACAGATAAATACTGTTTCCTGTGTAGAGACACAGACCTTCACATATAATAGATCCTCTTtgattgtagttttttttatccttctGGGTATTTTTAttgtaacaaacattttttacTATTTATGGTGTTTAATTATTAATCTATCCTATAAATGTAATCCTTATTTTATGTAATCATTTTGTAATCATAACTTTTGTATTCATAACAAATAACTTTAActaatttaatgaaaacatacaCTACACATTCACTACCTATGATATCTTATATATTATCTATCATTTTTCAATCACATCTTGTTTTATTCtaatttttattaaataaattgtatacTTAAACATAAATTTATAAAAGTTTGGGCGCTGTATAATGCTGTTGATCTATGAGCTGTCATGTTCTAAAAGTTTTATGACTTACAAGGgttttacagatttaaatttttatgtcttttataTGTGTAAGCTTAAAAAGtgctatagaaataaaatgtatgattaCTATTATGATGATGACCATGATGAACGCAGTCAGGAAAAATGACTGAGACAATGAAAACTATGGTAAAGGTGAAtagagggagaagaaaggaaaCAACAGCAAAAATTAAAAGTCTTTAAGAGATCAGATTATTGAGCGGTGACTACCTGGAACTCGAAAGTCCTCTCGGCGCcacaggtgcattgtgggatatcCTGGTCTGAAGGAATATGTTGAGAAGATACCCACAAGGGAGAACCGCCTCGACTGTATCGCACAACCTGAAACACAACCAGAGGAACTGATTGAGTTCAAACTGCACATCATCAGTGTGAGGAGGGTCCAGTGTTCCTTTCATTCTTTTTgacatatatattttgtatttattttttacctgGTGTGGTTCTGGTGCGATCCTCTTTTTAAACCTCTGGAACACTTTCATGTCTTTAGTCTCACACATTGCCATCTCTTCCAGGTCGGTCTCTGCCAGCGCTgaagacacacaacaggaagtcaggACGTGTACAGAGCAGTTACTAAAACCTTCCATATTCTGTTCTGTTTCTTACTCTCAGCTAAAGACAGGCAATCTTCATCTGTTTTGGTAGTgctcccttcctcttctccttcgtCCTTCTTTGTGTCTTCCTCTTTCCcattgtcctcctcttcctcaggctCAGTGACCAGCTCAGTTTCAGGGAAGAGGAAGACCGATGTTGTGACGAGGGACACTTcttttcagacacacagacaaaagacaCAGTAGAGATATTTAATCTCCAATATATCAGGATATTACAAACGCTGACTCTTAAGTTTAGATGTACGACTGCTCAGGGTAAAAACGCTGTTCAAGAGAAATTGTGGGACATATAAGTTATTGTGATACTGGgtactgtaaaatgtatttcacaaaTCCTTCATTCTACAGTGCAAATCACAACACCATGtcagaaacaagaaaaaattcTCTTCAGGTTTCAACAATTGAATTAAACACCACACAATGTAAACAATTAAAAGCAACAGATAATGAAGGAACATCAGACTCTCAGAGTCACTCAAACTTCCCCATAATGGATGATAGGGCAAATTAGTCTAGGAGTTAATAATTCCAAAACGCAAATATTATCTCTCAAAATACAGGCAAAGACAGTGGGCATCCAAAATCTTGAACACAGccacaaatataatattttaacatatttaatactttttgattcgtaaaatatattttagacttttttttaGAAATCCTTCAGAAATGCTGTAGTTTTCAGTAGCAGCAAGTGATTGTTCAGTCGATGGAGGgtaaacaaatcagtgtccagTCTCTTTCAGTGCAGAAAACAAGTAAACACACCTTGGCTGCCACACtccttcttgtgtgtgtgtttccagtggaGCATCTGGTGGTTTTTTCCACAGTAGGTCACAGTGTGACATCTAGAACAACCTTTGTTCCCAGGGCAACCACACACCCAACAAAGTTTAACCCCAGAGACGGGCAACACTCTCTGGTCGGATTCAGGGTCGCTGAGGGGTTcctcctctgaaggaaacaaagATTGTATCTCAATCAATAAcatattaacaaacaaacaaacaatcttcAGTGGTGCAACACCTACCACTCTCTTCTCAATAACTGCAATATGGAAACTAAATGTAACCAGAAATAGATGATTACATCATCTGCTAATAAAATAAGGTCTGCaaacataacaataacaaaacaaaaacaatattgatAAAAGATCAGATATTGAGAATTTGTTGTAGTGAGATGCTTTGTAACGGCCTAATAGAGCTTAATCAATTAATCATCTTTATCATAGTTTTATAAAGTTGTATAAAAGCCAAGTTTGATTCTGATCATGTAatagtgcatgtgtgttcacaattacaaaaacatttgaacTACTTGTCATTATGGGTTGATAGATCCGAATATTTACTGACATCCTGAAAAATGCACAAACCTGGAGGAGGGTCGTAAGGGTAGAACTCATTGCTCCTGGGTAGCTGACTTCTGAAAACTGGGtggaaatgaagaagaaaaataatcagtCAGAGAACTTTACCTTAATGCATCAAGTCTTGTTTTGAAAACGATTAAACAACAAACATGCAGAGAACAGATGAGAAGAAGATGTGGGCTAGGGAGGAGGATAAACAACTGAAGAGAATCTTTCAAACGAAGATGCAGATTAATGGTTATTTCCACATTCAATTGATTTGCTTGgtacttttttaattaatgagtcaatcaatcaatcaatgtgaggtctataaaatgtaaaaaaaaaaacattcaaatcaatCTCTGTCATAATTTCAAACACAACAAGAAAAGTAGAAATATTTGCAATTGAGTTGAATGTTTGGCAAAGCTGATATGATTACGTGATTATGATTTATCAATTGATTAATATAATGTTATTTCATTCCGCACTTTTGATgggtgagacaggtgtgaggaCAAGGAGGACAAAGAGGACAGAATACAGTAATGGTTCCATGTACCTTTCATGCAGCTGCTGTCGTTGAGTGTGTAGCACTCAGGGGTTTTGCAGCAGAACAGGAGGAGCAACCTGTGGAAACTCCAGTCCTGACCAGAGATCGGTGCATACACCTGCAGCAGAGATGGAGACGGTCAACTACACACTTCAGTGAGACTATTGACTGAGAAGGTTGGATCACAGGTCATGCAACAGTTTAAGAACATATGAGGCTGAGGATGGCTCCATTAATGGTAACTCACAGTATATAACTCGCACTATATAAGTGAATACAGTCAGGTACAGTCAAAATCACACcctgaaatttaaaaaatttcAGAGTCTAAAGAATCTGATCATAAAGTATTAATTTAATGTGAAGTATAATGAGTTGGTCAGCTGACACTTCTCAGGAGGGGGTCCACTGAGAGTGGAAATGTCACCCAGTGCTCAGAAAAGTGCAGCAACATGTTGTTATATTAAAACTGAGCTCCACATTTATGTGGGGGCTTGTGTGTTTAAGTTATTCActcacctgcagcagaaaggcCATGGGCAGGCGGCATCTCTCACACTCCAGCTCGGGCAGACAGGGCAGGCCTCTCAGGCTGAGCCACGCCGGCTTCCCCCCGACTTTACTGGGGAACTGTGCGGACCTGAGCCGCCAGGGCACAGCCTCCTCCAGGAAACCCAGAACGACCTCCGCCGGGGACTCTCCTCTGTCGCTGGACATCATCTAGCGTAGGTTACGAGTCTGTCCAGTAAACAGTTTCTACTCACTGGGAATTAATTTTCCAGCAAAAGAAAGTATCCCCCTGAACCtgtcacaacaaaacacatgtagcGTTGGTACAGCTCTGAAAAGAGTCCGTGAGGAAACACATGTCAGACACTGCTCGGTTCCGTATTTTCCCATATTGTGAAAATACGAACAGCCAATCAGGGAGATACCTTCAGATGAACGTCTCTTAAATAAACCGGTGGTTAGGTTTCACGTTGAATTGATTGAGAAGTTAATAAGATATGTATCCTTTTTATAATCTTGGACAATTGACATTTTTGGAActtgtttttactttacagCAGGGGTTTTCACCCGGGGGTCCGTGGCCCCCTTGTGGTCCGCGACGGCATTGCAGGGGGTCCGCAAAATTCactttgatatttcaacacatttccagattactcttgaattttgtgaaaaatatctaaaatactaaaatatgtctaaaattaaataaaggtgatgaggggaacCTTGAAACCGGCTTGGGGCTAGAAACTGCCAGTAGTTTTCCCCTGTGCATGCAGGTTAAAGGTAGATGTAGAAGAGCGGTTGAGCtaggtagaaaaactctcaggaggtctTGAAGATTTAGTTTGTatgatgggaatttttatttgcccaaaaagaaggcccaaaagggcagaattaataatgaaaatattaaataaaacaaaagagcgaaAAACAGCCAAAACAATGaattgcaataacagtcaactttaccacgtccgctggttgagaaacaatttctaAGGAGAGCTCTAAGACTAAAATCTATCCAGTAGCAGTTCTCCCGACAGAATGAATAGACACGTTTAAATCGGGCCTAAGCACGCCccaattgtttgtgtgatattgtatgATTATCATTTGTGACATATCCTGCATTACTTTGTCATCTTACTCTTCAGTTGTAACCCCAGCTTATGTTGATTGTTATAGATCACCGTTACTTTAacgttctctcaacatgtcagctacatgtctgtacatttaagtcatgaacgTTATATAATGATGtacatatggttctgagatgcagtacaactacaaactgcattttaattttgttttcgaTTCTTAAACATCTGAAAATCCAccgtttttgttgttttttactgaaatttttctagatttgtttgaggttttaaaaaaaaaccaacaTGCAAAACCAAATGTAAAACTTCATTCtatgcacatgcacgcacacacacacgtaggcacGCGCACGCGTAGGCGCATCAGTAGGCCGTGGATTATTTTGTAGTCCGAATGGTGgtccctgggacaaaaccagttgaaaacccctggtctatagggtttttatatttcgttttatttacattgtatatattggtttatttttcttttgcactaattgctggttgtacatcaaattgcccttgaaggatattaaagattttcttttaaggacaactttagttaatcacaagctgcacaaaccaagcaggagcagcagaggaacccagcagccggcagggggcagcctcaggacataggcggtgtggccaaggggatagagtgggcgttctccaacatgaaggttgccggtcAAAACCCACTCTTGCCCATcggcatgccgaagtgtccttggcaagatactgaacccctaaatggcccctcataaatgttgagtgtactaaaaatgtaagtcaagcgtcagctaaatgacatataatgtaatgtaatgtaataatgaataatatagTCTCTCTCGAAACACTCtcgcagtcacacacacatatacacacaatcaaacaccgAGTGATGTCATTTGAAGCTCTggacacaaactctctctctctctctctctctctctctctctctctctctctctctctctctctctctctctctctctctctctctctctctctctctctctctctctctctctctctctctctctctctctctctctctctctctctaacgcTGAGCTCCGGCTCTTTCCCTCAGCCTGATGAAATGTGAGTGAACCATGACGCTGCCTCTGTTCAGTGGGTTTGggtcagtgtgtgcgtgtgtttgtgtctgtgtgtgtttgggttgtgATGAAGTTTGAATCTATCTGGTTCAGCCATGGAGACTAAAACAAAGCGGACACAAGCAACGACAAACTGTTGACAAACGGATCTCAGACGCGGCACAGAACGGACTTTAATAGACGATGTAAAAACTGGATCGTACCGGGACTGAAGCTCCTGCCTCCGGCAGTAAGTCGCCCTCCTCCCTGGGTCCGATGCCTCCGCGGGGCGACAGGAGCTTCAAGCCGGCACCGGTGTCCCCTGCTCCGCCCGTCCCGCCGAGGAGGGTCAGGAGCCGGGACAGGGGCTCTGGCAGGACGCGGCGCTCCGGGACGGAGACAGGGGCAGGGTCGGCGGAGAGGCGGGTGAAGTGTGTGCTGGTGGGGGACGGAGCTGTGGGGAAGACCAGCCTTGTGGTCAGCTACACCACCAACGGGTACCCCACCGAGTATGTGCCCACCGCCTTCGACAACTTCTCAGGTAAATGATGGAGCTGACACCGGGTGCTCATCACCAGCAGGTCTTCGAAAACTTCCATCTGATGGATCGTTCTCATTTCTAATATGTCTTAGTTTGAACGAGACACTGAGTCTACTTCACAGCAGTAATGGACGTTTTTTAAATACGGACTAATCCTCAATAAGGGTTTGTT comes from Platichthys flesus chromosome 1, fPlaFle2.1, whole genome shotgun sequence and encodes:
- the tbp gene encoding TATA-box-binding protein, producing the protein MDQNNSIPAFPGLASPQGAMTPSMPIFSPMMPYGSGLTPQPVTNTNSLSILEEHQRQQQQAQQQQAQQANTGLPGTSGQTPQLFHSQTVAGTTTTALPGNTPLYNTPLTPMTPITPSTPASESSGIVPQLQNIVSTVNLGCKLDLKTIALRARNAEYNPKRFAAVIMRIREPRTTALIFSSGKMVCTGAKSEEMSRLAARKYARVVQKLGFPAKFLDFKIQNMVGSCDVKFPIRLEGLVLTHQQFSSYEPELFPGLIYRMIKPRIVLLIFVSGKVVLTGAKVRGEIYEAFESIYPILKGFRKTT
- the pdcd2 gene encoding programmed cell death protein 2 isoform X1, which encodes MMSSDRGESPAEVVLGFLEEAVPWRLRSAQFPSKVGGKPAWLSLRGLPCLPELECERCRLPMAFLLQVYAPISGQDWSFHRLLLLFCCKTPECYTLNDSSCMKVFRSQLPRSNEFYPYDPPPEEEPLSDPESDQRVLPVSGVKLCWVCGCPGNKGCSRCHTVTYCGKNHQMLHWKHTHKKECGSQEVSLVTTSVFLFPETELVTEPEEEEDNGKEEDTKKDEGEEEGSTTKTDEDCLSLAETLAETDLEEMAMCETKDMKVFQRFKKRIAPEPHQVVRYSRGGSPLWVSSQHIPSDQDIPQCTCGAERTFEFQVMPQLLNSLHVDSTGASIDWGTLAIYTCSASCNRDDQYFPEFIWKQDFSSDQHTQIKHS
- the pdcd2 gene encoding programmed cell death protein 2 isoform X2, coding for MMSSDRGESPAEVVLGFLEEAVPWRLRSAQFPSKVGGKPAWLSLRGLPCLPELECERCRLPMAFLLQVYAPISGQDWSFHRLLLLFCCKTPECYTLNDSSCMKVFRSQLPRSNEFYPYDPPPEEEPLSDPESDQRVLPVSGVKLCWVCGCPGNKGCSRCHTVTYCGKNHQMLHWKHTHKKECGSQVSLVTTSVFLFPETELVTEPEEEEDNGKEEDTKKDEGEEEGSTTKTDEDCLSLAETLAETDLEEMAMCETKDMKVFQRFKKRIAPEPHQVVRYSRGGSPLWVSSQHIPSDQDIPQCTCGAERTFEFQVMPQLLNSLHVDSTGASIDWGTLAIYTCSASCNRDDQYFPEFIWKQDFSSDQHTQIKHS